The Drosophila sulfurigaster albostrigata strain 15112-1811.04 chromosome 3, ASM2355843v2, whole genome shotgun sequence genomic sequence caaaaataaatgtttagcTTATCTTAAAAGTTAAGACACTGTGCtattaaaaatagttgaatgaacatatttcttatttattctTGCTGTCTATAATTGCTTTATTAATATGGCGCAGCTTTAAATCGATGGCatttaaaatctaaaaataaatgctgaaTAAATGTTGAATGAATGCTgtataactaaaaataaatattttacctATATTAAGtgtttgaaaataaacatttagTTTGCAAAATGTCTAAAAATAAGTGGGTcgttaaaattaattgcttcgttattttattgaaataaaaaaagcaaacacaacaattgAGATAATTCCTTAGAGGTGTTTTAATACCAATTTAATTAGagttgttaaatatttgtataggAAACAAATCAACATAGATATGTTATATGatagatttttattaaaatggaaatcaaaatattttaatattaaatataaaaaaacaatataaattcgATTAGAGCAATCTatcagtattttttctttcgggtcttagctgctttgtctctgaatctggtatattttgtactctatagtatattttgtagaactatatgaaatatagatgttggtatattttagtatatgtgCGGTATGttaatctgatatatttttagaataacatcgcacttggtatattttaatgttttgtggtatattaatttggtataatttcaGAGCAAaatcgactgtagcttttgcAAGTggatcataatttatttataaacatgtttagaattttatttacttccccaattttttaaaatttttgtacttaaattaacgaaatttttatttaatttagcattttaaatgttatagaattttaccaaaatactaaattgttGTTCATGActtcttattttatatgttaaatTCTCACAAATTCtttcaaaaactttatttattttcaaatataaatatttataaattccaTGACTAAATTAACGTAttgtttacaatatttattaagtcattaatttaaaaatcgatcAGCTtacattgatatattttattagcgCACAAATTGTATCAGTTcccaataaattaattttattgcgtaataattatgtataatagttaaaaatagattagttcccaataaataaaatgtagatACAAATACTTAAAGCTAGACCTAAATTCCAAGCGAGATATCAAAGCGAAAAGAGCGACGCGAAGAGCAAACACACTTAAAATTTTAAGAGGTTTTCATTGGATAATTACGTTATAGACTGGGTCAGATGAGCAACGTGAGGGAGAAGTGGCAGAGGAAGAGAGGGGAGAAGAAGACGACTTAGCGAAACAATAGCAACTTCTGCTCCCCCGCAATGCGGCCTAATGTGAAACGTTTTGGCAGCAGTCGCTGAATTAGCATAACTTGTCATAAGTTGAAAAATCTCATTAGGCAAAGTTTGTTGGCCAccttcttgctgttgttgttgttttcaattttttgttgccgctTTTCGTTagctttttgttattttcgatttttggcAGTCGCTTCGCATGTTGATCATTTTCAGCTTTGGTTggaaattaacatttatggTCCATTGAGAGCTGCCGATACGCGTTGAGTTTTGCGattgagtttcagtttcagtttcgggTTTTTGAGACTGAGATTGAGATTCCGCTTAGAGATTCCATGCCACCATAAAAACTCCCTTCACTTTGTTGCGAGGCCTAAGGCCAATTAATTAGCATATATAAACAGACAACTGAAGATGTTTCGCGTTTCGATTTCAGTTTCGATTCGAGCCAGATTTAATGCTccttaaaaataagaaaaacatcAAATGAAACCGTCTCGtctcgcttcgcttcgcttagCTTCGTATTTTTGTGTGGTGGGCGTAACATTAACTTAAACGATATCGATTAATTTGCATTCGCTTTTAGCGAAAAGTTTTGCGTTTTTCCCGTAATTAAAACGCTAAAGGTGCCACGCCCACGTAACGCCACCTCGACATAACTTCACTCGCTATTATAAACTCGCAAACTTGCAAACTcgaggaaaaaaaagaagaaaaaccaaaGAGAACGTCTGGCCAAAAAGTTGGCAAGCTGAAAAGCTGAAAAGAAACGAAGCAAGTCAACGCTGCAAGAGGACAAAGTTTTATGCCAAAAGTAataggcacacacacagagagagaaagagaaagagaaagggagtggaagagagacagagagggagtgAGTTGCTCTATGGAATATGAAGCAGTCGTAAGTAGCATTTAACAGTCGACTTATGGCCACTGCCAGTGGCCAGCCGAGCAGTTGGCTCGCAGACTTGAGCCAAAAACAAACCAGCCATGAAACCCctcaaaaacttttgccaaaatCCGACCGAGACTGTCCTCTTCCCTCCCCCCCCTTTCCCTCTTCCCATGATCAACGCTATCAGCTGCTGTTTCAGCAATAAGGAAACGCAaattgtgttgcatacttctCGGCGCAAGGCAAAATTTTCGAATTTGACAGCGTCGCATCAACTGTGTGTGGAGCGAGACGGAGAGAGAATGGAGAATGGGAGAGGCCACTAAACTTTCAATGGTATTTATTGTTaagtatttatacatataaatatattgtacataGTACGGCGAGCGACAGAGCGAAGAAACCTAGCAAATAGTTAGCGCATAAAGATTGCAATTATTTCCATTAAAAAGTTGCGCGCAAAACTTGCAAAGAAATTGtgataaatgaatttcaatatttttcacttcaaataaattgtatttggattataattgaattaatttatacattttattgccactttatattgtatttatattatttatttatttaatgcttcaattattattattctttgaTTTTTAACCATTTTTGAAACCGTTtacattttgatatatatttgtattgttgatatatttaaattgattgacacttaaatttaatatgggAAATggcaattattttgttttgataacaAACAGTAAGTcacttatttataaattataaatttatttttaatccatTTATTTGACTTCTccgttttatatttattcaaaataaaaataaatataaaataacaataactgaCATAAATAAGAGTAAGTCTTTCAAATTAAgtgacaaaaatatatttagatatattttcatttttttatttatttattgtttttttttatcttggatttttttatattatgttatcttatatgtatatatatttatgtttttcgcGTTACACGAagggtaaataaaaaataaaacaaacgattttattttaatttacttttagaCTAACTTTATTGGGATTGCAAGAAAGCGGGCTACGCGTCTTGTCTGAGaaaagtgtctttaaaaaaCTAACTTAACAATATGTTGAGTTTGAACAAGAAACTTCTTATTGCGACTTACATATTACTTACATTTGTGTAatgttttgtgtatgttttAGTGTTTTAACGCTGAGTCCTCAAATtgcaatggaaaattttaattgatctTTGGAATTTGAAAGTGGCGTGAAGTGGAtctttatacccgctacccataggatagaagggtattataactttgtgccggcaggaaatgtatgtaacaggtagaaggaggaagtatatatattcttgatcagcgtcaacagccgagacgatctagccatgtccgtccgtccgtccgtccgtatgaaacactggatctcagagactataagagatagagctataattttttttcgacagcattatgtttgcacgcagatcaagtttgtttcaaatttattgatacGTAATGCTGGGCTAATCAACACAAGATCTCATTTTCTTTGTGTGCGGGTGGTGAAAAGTTTCTTgttgatttttctttatttacaataaatcatCCATAGTAGTAGTAGGTGAGACGTCATCCAAACAGGTAGCGGATATCTTTCTTTCGAGGACACTCgattgcaaattttaaacCGTTATTTTTCACAGTCGATTTTgggcatgtgtgtatgtaagtatatatacttgtatataacaaatatattatgtgAATAACTAAaacgaaatttattaaattgaatctAATATTTTCGTCTCGGAATTTTATGGTGGATTTCTttaatacgaaaaaaaatacgtgcaaatttcaattaagttaCTTCTGTGGAGGTTTTCCCAATATTCTATAAAAGACGACATATCTCAGGCGATACCAACAGTTTTCTTTGTATTTCGTTACAATCGAGTTTGTGAATATGAAACTATTTGTAAGTAAAACGTTTTCTTATTCAATTATGATTGTATTATAATTGCTTTTCTAATTTCCAAAGATTCTGATGGCTTTATGTCTTATTTCTCTCGCTGTGCCTTCGATGGCTGACCCGTGGTATGGCAGGGGGAAAGGACACGGACACGGTGGACACGGAGGAGGTGGACATGGAGGAGGTGGACATGGAGGAGGTGAAcatggaggaggaggaggagggggaaaATGGGGAGGAATTACGATTGGAGCGCCATCCATTGTGTTCGAAATTGGTGACGAAGTTGATGCGAATGACATAGCGAATGATCCTATTGAAGtgtattatatatgaaaaaataaataaaaaaaactgcaatgAAAAACTGTATTCTTTACTTTTCAGATACCTAAAATGATCGCAATTATTTTTACTACGATCAACACaatgtttcattttctttgtgtACGTGTCGTGAAAAGTTTCTTGTTGATTGttctttatttgcaattttaaaatgcatattaataaattatccTTACTAGTAGGTGAGACGTTATCCAAACAGGTAGTAGATATCTTATATTCGAGGACAACTCTATTGAAACTTTACTACCGTTATTTTTCACAGTCGATCTTGGGCTGTGTTACTATAAAAAGTGTGGAAAATTGAACATACCATTTTCGTCTTGGAAGATATTCTATAACGGATTTCTTTAATACGAAAAAAATAcgtgcaaatttcaattaagttaCTTCTGTGGAGGTTTTCCCAATATTCTATAAAAGACGACATATCTCAGGCGATACCAACAGTTTTCTTCATATTTCGTTACAATCCAGTTTGTGAATATGAAACTATTTGTAAGTAAAACGTTTTcttaatcaattattattgtattataattgCTTTTCTAATTTCCAAAGATTCTGATGGCTTTATGTCTTATTTCTCTCGCTGTGCCTTCGATGGCTGACCCGTGGTATGGCAAGGGGAAAGGAAGCGGGGGACACGGTGGACACGGAGGAGGTGGACATGGAGGAGGTGGACatggtggaggaggaggagggggaaggggaggatTTGGAGGATTTACGATTGGAGCGCCATCCATTGTGTTGGAATTTGGTTGATGCGAATGACATAGCGAATGATCCTATTGACatgtattatatatgaaaaaaaaaataaaaaaaaactgcaatgAAAAACTGTATTCTTTACTTTTCAGATACCTAAAATGATCGCAATTATTTTTACTACGATCAACACaatgtttcattttctttgtgtACGTGTCGTGAAAAGTTTCTTGTTGATTGttctttatttgcaattttaaaatgcatctTAATAATTTATCCTTACTAGTAGGTGAGACGTTATCCAAACAGGTAGTAGATATCTTATATTCGAGGACACTCTATTGAAACTTTACTACCGTTATTTTTCACAGTCGATCTTGGGCTGTGTAACTATAAAAAGTGTGGTCAATTGAACATACCATTTTCGTCTTGGTAGATATTCTATAACGGATTTctttaatatgaaaaaatgcgtgcaaattgcaattaagttACTTCTGTGGATGTTTTTACAATATTCTATAAAAGACGACATATCTCAGGCGATACCAACAGTTTTCTTCATATTTCGTTACAATCCAGTTTGTGACTATGAAACTATTTGTAAGTAAAACGTTTTATCACtcaatattgtattattattgctgttttaatttgcaaagATTCTGATGACTTTATGTCTTATTTCTCTCGCTGTGCCTTCGATGGCTGACCCGTGGTATGGAAAGGAGAAACGAAGAAGGATAGGATGGGGAGGATTTACGGTTGGAGGGCCAGACATTGTGTTCCGAATTGGTGGCGGAGATTCGAGTAATGCAGATAATAACATGCCGAACGCTCcttttgaaatgaatgaatatatatgaacaaaa encodes the following:
- the LOC133842477 gene encoding holotricin-3-like, whose product is MKLFILMALCLISLAVPSMADPWYGRGKGHGHGGHGGGGHGGGGHGGGEHGGGGGGGKWGGITIGAPSIVFEIGDEVDANDIANDPIEVYYI
- the LOC133842478 gene encoding uncharacterized protein LOC133842478 isoform X4; this encodes MKLFILMALCLISLAVPSMADPWYGKGKGSGGHGGHGGGGHGGGGHGGGGGGGRGGFGGFTIGAPSIVLEFG
- the LOC133842478 gene encoding holotricin-3-like isoform X1, whose translation is MKLFILMALCLISLAVPSMADPWYGKGKGSGGHGGHGGGGHGGGGHGEHGGGKGGGVTVQGPDIVFQFDPLDEVYANDIANDPVDMYYI
- the LOC133842478 gene encoding uncharacterized protein LOC133842478 isoform X5; translated protein: MARGKEAGDTVDTEEVDMEEVDMVEEEEGEGEDLEDLRLERHPLCWNLVDANDIANDPIDIYLK